From Diospyros lotus cultivar Yz01 chromosome 4, ASM1463336v1, whole genome shotgun sequence, a single genomic window includes:
- the LOC127799729 gene encoding uncharacterized protein LOC127799729 gives MEGIAETNEQTLVTPPNFDPSTRQSCAVCEDAPISCKRWEDVSQDNKNKMYSYVLEKFEFEENEVRKNWILRKMGRAFANHRYRLKADYYDAYDNDDDQIKFAPTTVDQGQWRQVVTWLSSHEFQVACARNKSNRSKQTMTITTGTRSFARVRAEQAEILGLEPSAWEMFKVTPKKKDGSMVDSMSKQIVDKIQSLVTQRAEEGPSQAIDENEICSEVMGRERHGRVHGYGFRPTPSSVPEKIPSCNELITELEQMR, from the exons ATGGAGGGTATAGCTGAAACCAACGAACAAACTCTCGTCACACCACCTAATTTTGATCCATCTACAAGACAAAGTTGTGCTG TATGTGAAGATGCACCAATATCTTGCAAGCGTTGGGAAGATGTTTCACaagacaataagaataaaatgtattcTTATGTACTG gagaaatttgaatttgaagaaaacGAGGTAAGAAAAAATTGGATCTTAAGAAAGATGGGAAGGGCTTTTGCAAACCATAGATATAGGTTGAAGGCTGACTATTATGATGCATatgacaatgatgatgatcaaaTTAAGTTTGCTCCAACAACAGTCGACCAAGGACAATGGAGACAAGTTGTCACTTGGTTGAGCTCACATGAGTTTCAA GTTGCTTGTGCTCGTAATAAATCTAATCGGTCAAAGCAAACAATGACTATAACTACAGGCACTAGAAGTTTTGCTCGAGTTAGAGCTGAACAG GCTGAAATATTAGGACTTGAACCGTCTGCATGGGAAATGTTCAAGGTGACACCTAAGAAAAAAGACGGGTCAATGGTTGATTCCATGTCAAAACAAATagtt gACAAAATTCAATCTTTAGTAACCCAAAGAGCTGAGGAAGGACCTTCTCAAGctattgatgaaaatgaaatttgcTCTGAAGTAATGGGAAGAGAAAGACATGGACGTGTTCATGGGTATGGATTCAgaccaactccttcttctgtCCCTGAAAAGATTCCATCTTGTAATGAGCTCATTACAGAACTAGAACAAATGCGATAA